A single window of Vibrio sp. SCSIO 43137 DNA harbors:
- a CDS encoding DUF87 domain-containing protein, with protein sequence MTKVDTTLRCEHVYVIGASGSGKSYQVKQRIKSFKRVLIWDPDDEYGAMPGIKTTHLASELMDFIASGDGIYRFVPKTMDSKMLCKCFGFISLAAFVWGKCAFVGEEIADVTSASKAASGWGVVLRRGRKRGVTVFAVTQRPAEADKTVFTQAAKIWSGRLDGEGDIARVAANMRIDPQLISSLGELEFFELDRRTGELKGGYKGKGIIVRENWNAPLIVNGFTKRKGG encoded by the coding sequence ATGACGAAGGTTGATACAACTCTGCGTTGTGAACACGTTTATGTGATTGGTGCGTCCGGCTCTGGTAAGAGTTATCAGGTCAAACAGCGCATTAAATCCTTTAAGCGAGTTTTGATTTGGGATCCAGACGATGAGTATGGAGCAATGCCCGGCATCAAAACAACGCATTTAGCCTCTGAGTTGATGGATTTCATTGCATCCGGTGATGGTATTTATCGATTTGTACCGAAAACCATGGACAGCAAGATGCTGTGTAAATGCTTCGGGTTTATCTCTCTGGCCGCGTTCGTCTGGGGTAAATGCGCCTTTGTGGGGGAAGAAATCGCAGACGTAACCAGCGCCAGCAAAGCGGCAAGCGGGTGGGGCGTTGTGCTTCGTCGTGGCCGTAAACGTGGGGTAACGGTTTTTGCCGTGACTCAGCGCCCAGCTGAGGCGGATAAAACCGTGTTTACTCAAGCCGCGAAAATCTGGTCAGGTCGTCTGGATGGTGAAGGGGATATTGCCAGAGTAGCCGCGAATATGCGCATTGACCCGCAGTTGATTTCCTCTCTGGGTGAGCTGGAATTTTTTGAACTGGACAGACGAACCGGAGAGCTGAAAGGCGGGTACAAAGGCAAGGGGATTATTGTCCGTGAGAACTGGAATGCACCGCTAATTGTGAACGGCTTCACAAAACGAAAAGGAGGCTAA
- a CDS encoding structural protein, producing the protein MNNKHLWMLATAATLLLALKGSTMVRGIRNNNPGNIEDNGTPWRGRVGNDGRFIIFDHATNGIRAMARTLFTYRNKYQGLSGIGGQGFDTIHEVINRWAPAVENDTEAYIAHAEKALNLDRYTRIPMERYPELIKTIIKHENGVQPYSDEVIHAGIQAA; encoded by the coding sequence ATGAACAACAAGCACTTGTGGATGCTGGCAACGGCGGCAACGCTGCTGCTGGCGCTTAAGGGGTCAACTATGGTTCGTGGAATCAGAAACAACAATCCGGGCAACATAGAGGATAACGGCACACCATGGCGCGGTCGCGTCGGTAATGATGGCCGCTTTATCATCTTTGACCACGCGACGAACGGTATCAGAGCCATGGCGCGAACGCTGTTTACTTACCGCAATAAGTATCAGGGTTTGTCAGGCATAGGCGGGCAGGGGTTCGATACTATCCATGAAGTGATTAACCGCTGGGCTCCGGCGGTTGAGAATGACACGGAAGCGTACATTGCACACGCTGAAAAGGCGCTCAACTTAGACCGTTATACCCGCATTCCAATGGAGCGTTATCCGGAACTGATAAAGACCATTATCAAGCACGAAAACGGCGTTCAACCCTACAGCGATGAGGTAATCCATGCTGGTATCCAAGCAGCTTGA
- a CDS encoding esterase/lipase family protein encodes MADLRLMSGDFLARKHVVFIHGLGGNAETTWQSSDSEKVFWPKWLHEDIEDICIWSIGYEAPRLTMRDSGMGLLDRAQNVLETLLAEQQLSKGELILVGHSLGGLIIKQLLRLASDQNGRKGAIELINRVTGVAFLGSPHTGADLAQTGNSLFGQLFLKLFLHQPSAATASLERNDATLRDLNTWYRGWCHDKDIRHLVLVETKPYLIFGRIVKADSSDPGLKERVIPIDAHHINISKPSSKQDDIYKHVKKFVAEDTLSKQASWLRTNFGRDYSGWEEYGNWAKCPKGTEEQYILDQAVRLHNSSSSDPEGLATADALNLLRNRLLKAGASIRLVGLSGVGKTRFVQALFDERIGENALDKESVFYSDISLSPSPTPRVLVERLVRDNIQSIVVVDNCAPDLHRELTNLCKDNSKARILTVEYDVREDQPEETEVYTLEPSSSELIEAMISSRFPHLSKQTTEKIADFSGGNARVANALACTVEKDENISRLKDEELFKRLFHQRHDSDIGLEKAAEGLSLAYSFQLESEDDFSEELKLLGGIVMLPPHEMYKFAKELKRRNLAQVRSIWMAILPHPIANRLARLALQNVPHSNVVKFINSNTQPRLLKSFSRRIGYLNDSEEAVKLASSWLEADGVIDLLFKKGNDDLSISLLVNIAPVIPSEVLTYLEQRAKCDSAFLNRENPHYISITRLLRSLAYDDSLFSQCFDLLCRFALSEKKGENNNSVRSLLCSLFQLYLSGTHAKVKRRVNCIGKLINSTNENKRELGYELLNSSLKTHHFSSSYGFDFGAKSRDFGYEPQSRKDVLSWYREYLLLIRNLASSANVIDERIKEVFASHIRGLWKIAELHDDLESLSKSFCSNGGWARGWLALGAILRFDSASMTKEHKNRLEMLRANMAAQDLDGQMELYVFADNHDYFGLDELDEEGETVKWGYEKAQELAEELGTHVAQGHYNYLINKLAKILTTMSTNNHLFRFGYGVASGIDDIEKVWGDIATCLEKLDITKVNSNFVGGFVRCVYDNDSDKAQWILDCLLINDKLNQIYPLVQFDCPLDEVAVDRLITSLKNNSSPSWMYRNMAFGRRHELISDSDLITILDLLWLQPNGHSAVIKILAMRLHGLKKQAIYAPSVDLIKKCREFLINHDYSREPRDHGGRDYSLTQIAKVCFLEDKAGEDANTLFKKLFEGIASYKVYAFDYGEFLSTLIELQPTQALDVFLKDDNVSGQIATSHLSTKTSPFSKLPIDKAIAWCKESPIYRFKTLASSITPYEKSGENLKLTNLSKALINKSPEPWLVIEAFERAAIPMSWSGSRASIIEQRAEMFDELLSHENPDVVESTKTILSKLEKKVGRERADEELESRRSEERFEW; translated from the coding sequence ATGGCTGACTTGCGATTGATGTCTGGCGATTTTTTAGCTAGAAAACATGTTGTGTTTATTCATGGATTAGGTGGCAATGCTGAAACCACATGGCAATCAAGTGATTCAGAAAAAGTCTTTTGGCCTAAGTGGTTACATGAGGATATAGAAGATATATGTATATGGTCGATTGGTTACGAGGCTCCTAGATTAACAATGCGAGATTCCGGAATGGGTCTTCTTGATAGAGCGCAAAACGTACTTGAGACACTCTTAGCTGAGCAACAACTAAGTAAGGGTGAGCTAATACTAGTTGGTCATAGCTTAGGCGGACTAATTATTAAACAGTTACTTAGATTAGCAAGCGATCAGAATGGGCGTAAGGGGGCGATTGAACTTATAAATAGAGTTACTGGTGTGGCGTTTTTAGGCTCACCTCATACTGGTGCAGATCTAGCGCAAACAGGTAATTCTCTTTTCGGGCAATTGTTTCTCAAGCTGTTCTTACATCAACCTTCTGCGGCAACTGCCTCACTAGAGCGCAACGATGCCACTCTGCGTGATCTGAATACTTGGTATCGAGGTTGGTGTCACGATAAAGACATTCGGCATTTAGTATTGGTTGAAACCAAGCCATATTTAATATTTGGACGGATTGTTAAGGCTGATAGCTCAGATCCAGGCTTAAAAGAGCGGGTAATTCCAATAGATGCTCATCATATTAATATAAGTAAGCCATCTTCAAAACAAGATGATATATATAAGCATGTTAAGAAGTTTGTGGCTGAAGATACACTATCCAAACAAGCTAGTTGGTTACGAACTAATTTTGGGAGAGATTATAGTGGCTGGGAAGAATATGGTAATTGGGCTAAGTGCCCAAAGGGCACTGAGGAACAATACATATTAGATCAAGCAGTGCGCCTTCACAATTCTTCTTCTAGTGACCCAGAAGGGTTAGCTACAGCTGATGCATTGAATTTACTTCGAAATCGCTTACTCAAAGCTGGCGCGTCTATTCGTTTAGTCGGGCTGTCAGGTGTAGGTAAAACTCGCTTCGTACAAGCATTATTTGATGAGAGAATCGGGGAAAATGCTCTTGATAAAGAGAGCGTGTTCTATTCGGACATTAGTCTATCTCCTTCACCCACTCCACGAGTTTTAGTCGAACGGCTTGTTAGAGACAATATTCAGTCCATTGTAGTAGTGGATAACTGTGCCCCCGACTTGCATCGTGAACTTACCAATTTATGTAAAGATAACAGCAAAGCTAGAATCCTAACTGTTGAATACGATGTTAGAGAAGATCAGCCAGAGGAAACTGAAGTTTATACTCTAGAACCAAGTTCTAGTGAGCTTATCGAAGCAATGATTTCATCAAGATTCCCTCATTTAAGTAAACAAACTACTGAAAAAATCGCTGACTTTTCAGGAGGTAATGCAAGAGTAGCTAATGCACTTGCCTGTACTGTTGAGAAAGATGAAAACATATCCAGATTAAAAGATGAAGAATTGTTTAAAAGGCTATTTCACCAGCGCCATGATTCAGATATTGGCTTGGAAAAGGCCGCAGAGGGGTTATCATTAGCTTATTCGTTTCAGTTGGAATCTGAAGATGATTTTAGTGAAGAATTAAAGTTACTCGGTGGAATAGTGATGCTTCCTCCTCATGAAATGTACAAATTTGCTAAAGAGCTGAAACGACGAAACTTAGCGCAAGTACGTAGCATTTGGATGGCGATATTACCTCACCCTATAGCGAATAGACTAGCCCGTTTAGCGTTGCAGAACGTGCCACATTCAAATGTTGTCAAGTTCATAAACAGCAATACACAACCAAGACTGCTTAAGTCATTTTCACGTCGTATTGGGTACCTTAATGATAGCGAAGAAGCTGTTAAGTTAGCATCATCTTGGCTAGAGGCTGATGGAGTAATAGATCTACTTTTTAAAAAAGGTAATGACGACTTATCGATCTCATTGTTGGTCAATATTGCGCCAGTTATTCCAAGTGAAGTACTCACCTATCTGGAACAAAGAGCAAAATGTGATTCAGCTTTCTTAAATAGGGAGAATCCTCACTACATATCAATTACAAGGCTTCTTCGTTCTCTAGCATATGATGATAGTTTGTTCAGTCAATGCTTTGATCTGCTCTGTCGTTTCGCATTATCTGAAAAAAAGGGAGAAAATAACAACTCAGTTAGAAGCTTACTTTGTAGTTTGTTTCAGCTTTATCTATCAGGTACACACGCTAAAGTGAAACGTCGAGTTAACTGTATTGGTAAACTCATAAACAGCACGAATGAAAACAAAAGAGAACTGGGATATGAGTTACTCAATAGCTCGCTAAAGACTCATCATTTTTCATCAAGTTATGGTTTTGATTTTGGTGCTAAATCAAGAGACTTTGGTTACGAGCCTCAAAGTCGAAAGGATGTGCTTTCTTGGTATCGTGAGTACTTATTGCTTATTCGGAATCTCGCTTCATCAGCTAATGTTATAGATGAGCGTATCAAAGAGGTTTTTGCTAGTCATATTAGGGGGCTATGGAAAATAGCTGAACTACATGATGATCTCGAATCCTTATCCAAAAGCTTCTGTAGCAATGGGGGATGGGCACGAGGCTGGCTGGCTTTAGGGGCAATATTGCGGTTTGATTCAGCATCAATGACCAAAGAGCACAAAAACCGACTTGAAATGTTGAGGGCAAATATGGCGGCTCAAGATCTAGATGGTCAAATGGAGCTATATGTATTTGCTGATAACCATGATTATTTCGGCCTCGATGAGCTAGATGAAGAAGGTGAAACGGTAAAATGGGGCTATGAAAAAGCTCAAGAACTCGCAGAAGAATTAGGCACACATGTTGCTCAAGGACACTATAACTATCTTATAAACAAGTTAGCTAAGATTCTTACAACTATGAGTACTAACAACCACCTATTTAGGTTTGGTTATGGAGTTGCGAGCGGAATAGATGATATTGAAAAGGTATGGGGTGATATAGCCACTTGCCTAGAAAAGCTAGATATCACAAAAGTAAACTCGAACTTTGTCGGAGGGTTTGTTAGATGCGTTTACGACAATGACTCAGATAAAGCACAATGGATTTTAGATTGCTTATTAATCAACGATAAACTAAATCAGATATACCCATTGGTGCAGTTTGATTGCCCTCTAGATGAAGTTGCTGTAGATAGGCTCATAACATCGTTAAAAAACAATTCTTCTCCGAGTTGGATGTACCGAAATATGGCATTTGGTAGACGGCATGAATTAATATCTGACTCTGATTTAATTACTATCTTGGATCTACTCTGGTTGCAACCAAATGGGCACAGCGCAGTTATTAAAATACTAGCTATGCGGTTGCATGGTTTGAAGAAACAAGCCATTTACGCTCCCAGTGTGGATTTGATTAAAAAATGCAGAGAGTTCTTAATCAATCATGATTATAGCCGAGAACCACGCGACCATGGTGGCCGAGATTATTCTTTGACACAGATAGCTAAAGTATGTTTTTTGGAAGATAAGGCCGGAGAAGATGCTAACACTCTGTTCAAAAAATTGTTCGAAGGCATAGCTAGTTATAAAGTTTACGCTTTTGACTATGGGGAGTTTCTATCAACTTTAATCGAACTACAGCCGACCCAAGCCTTAGATGTATTTCTCAAAGATGACAATGTGTCAGGTCAAATCGCAACGAGTCATTTATCTACAAAAACAAGCCCATTCTCTAAGCTCCCTATTGATAAAGCTATAGCTTGGTGCAAGGAATCACCAATATACAGATTTAAAACTCTAGCATCGTCGATTACTCCATATGAGAAGAGTGGTGAGAATCTTAAACTAACCAACTTATCAAAAGCTCTAATTAACAAAAGTCCTGAGCCGTGGTTAGTGATTGAAGCTTTCGAAAGAGCAGCTATCCCAATGTCTTGGAGTGGTTCACGTGCATCCATAATTGAACAGAGAGCTGAAATGTTTGATGAGCTTCTTTCCCATGAAAACCCTGATGTTGTAGAAAGTACCAAAACGATACTTAGCAAGCTAGAAAAGAAAGTAGGACGAGAAAGAGCCGACGAAGAGTTAGAGTCAAGACGATCAGAAGAACGGTTTGAATGGTGA
- a CDS encoding LysR family transcriptional regulator: MKIEYLQLFIRVASTLNISQAGQELGLSPAVASMHINKLEQELGARLIHRTTRKISLTEEGRAFLPHAEEILASIEAGRASVGNSNSRPQGVIKVTASASFGRLHLIPKLKGFFELYPELSVNLHFSDTMVDLVEGGYDVAIRNAALKDSSLIAKKIADDTRILCASREYIDKYGEPTTPDELENHQCICLANQDVWTFSTQEGEKNIKVSGYVRVDHGEALRDACVHGLGITKCAKWVAYEQIKQGKLVQILEDYPLLDQAAIWAVYPSSRLLAPKVRAFIDYFSQCYGNPPYWETEV; encoded by the coding sequence ATGAAAATTGAATATCTTCAGCTCTTTATAAGGGTCGCCTCGACACTCAATATTAGCCAGGCCGGTCAGGAATTAGGTTTATCACCCGCGGTGGCCAGTATGCATATCAATAAACTTGAACAAGAGCTTGGCGCAAGACTTATACATCGTACAACCAGAAAGATATCCCTTACAGAAGAAGGCAGGGCATTTCTGCCACACGCCGAGGAGATTCTGGCCAGTATTGAAGCTGGGCGGGCGTCGGTAGGCAACAGTAACAGTCGGCCACAAGGTGTTATTAAAGTAACCGCGTCTGCCTCATTTGGCAGATTGCACCTAATTCCAAAATTGAAAGGTTTTTTCGAGTTATATCCGGAGCTGTCCGTAAACCTGCATTTTAGTGACACAATGGTCGATCTCGTAGAAGGAGGATATGACGTTGCGATTAGAAATGCAGCACTCAAGGATTCCAGCTTAATCGCTAAAAAAATAGCAGATGACACTAGAATCCTATGCGCATCTAGAGAATATATAGATAAATATGGCGAACCAACGACGCCTGACGAGCTAGAGAACCACCAATGCATCTGCCTGGCCAATCAAGACGTTTGGACTTTCTCTACACAAGAAGGAGAAAAGAACATCAAGGTTTCCGGTTATGTCCGTGTCGATCATGGCGAAGCATTAAGAGATGCCTGTGTACATGGTCTGGGAATTACTAAGTGCGCCAAATGGGTAGCTTACGAGCAAATCAAACAAGGCAAGTTAGTACAGATACTTGAAGACTATCCGCTGCTCGATCAGGCCGCGATCTGGGCGGTATACCCAAGCTCTCGTTTGTTAGCACCAAAAGTAAGGGCATTTATAGACTATTTTTCGCAGTGCTACGGAAACCCGCCGTATTGGGAAACCGAGGTTTAG
- a CDS encoding major capsid protein P2 → MGRLTTKNASFNNVAPGSTAVLTFPVGGLSYHETILKFENMSLAQMTDIKLKINGHTFQEWKDGERLNSDNKHYKRGAATANMLPLYFIRPEMDNVFARRMFAIGTADVSTMSLHITIADDAVNPKLDAWTIHGDPAPLDIITRKLVLPFASSTGGKFEVSNIPIDTKGAAIAAIHIYSADVDGVTLKRNNETVFELERAMAAKVQTDYGRDPQSADKLSLDFILEGDIAQAIQLDKVNDFRLTMDLAKATSGDIVVEYIENGAQTILG, encoded by the coding sequence ATGGGACGCTTAACCACAAAAAACGCATCATTTAACAACGTCGCTCCGGGTTCGACCGCAGTGCTAACTTTTCCTGTTGGCGGTCTGTCGTACCACGAAACCATTCTGAAGTTTGAAAACATGTCACTGGCTCAAATGACGGACATCAAGCTGAAAATCAACGGTCACACGTTTCAGGAATGGAAGGACGGCGAACGCCTGAACTCAGACAACAAGCACTATAAGCGCGGCGCGGCTACGGCCAATATGCTGCCGTTGTACTTTATCCGTCCGGAAATGGATAACGTGTTTGCTCGTCGTATGTTCGCCATTGGTACGGCGGACGTGTCTACTATGTCACTGCATATCACCATTGCAGACGATGCGGTAAACCCGAAACTGGATGCGTGGACAATTCACGGTGACCCAGCGCCACTGGATATCATCACTCGCAAACTGGTACTGCCTTTCGCCTCAAGTACAGGCGGCAAGTTTGAAGTATCTAACATCCCAATTGACACCAAAGGCGCGGCAATTGCGGCGATTCACATCTATTCGGCGGATGTGGACGGCGTAACGCTTAAGCGCAATAACGAAACGGTTTTCGAGCTGGAACGCGCCATGGCGGCGAAGGTGCAGACCGATTACGGACGCGACCCGCAAAGCGCCGATAAGCTATCTCTGGATTTCATCCTTGAAGGTGATATCGCTCAGGCCATTCAGTTGGATAAGGTGAATGATTTCCGCCTGACGATGGACTTAGCCAAGGCAACCAGCGGTGACATTGTGGTTGAGTACATCGAAAACGGCGCACAAACCATTCTGGGTTAA
- a CDS encoding phage protein codes for MLLHSFRTLFWQEFNSIKSGADFFHVQPVTVRRWLSGEKNINPMAEKLLIIKAIGYLPNDIRWSGFRVDENRAVMITPTGREFSPKELENFALWRDEHIQLVERHGRIERPKMQPAKENILPFRGGRRPSAAPWIPSRDNNGVSSWRFKK; via the coding sequence ATGTTACTGCATTCCTTTCGAACGTTATTCTGGCAAGAGTTCAATTCCATCAAATCTGGTGCTGATTTTTTTCACGTACAACCCGTTACCGTTCGGCGTTGGTTGTCTGGTGAAAAGAATATCAATCCCATGGCGGAAAAGCTCTTAATTATCAAAGCCATTGGCTACCTACCTAACGACATCCGTTGGTCTGGGTTTCGGGTGGATGAAAACCGCGCCGTCATGATAACCCCGACTGGCCGCGAGTTTAGCCCTAAAGAGCTGGAAAACTTCGCCTTATGGCGTGATGAGCACATTCAGTTAGTCGAACGTCATGGCCGGATTGAAAGACCCAAAATGCAGCCCGCAAAAGAAAACATCTTACCGTTTCGCGGTGGCCGACGACCCAGCGCCGCCCCTTGGATACCTTCACGCGATAATAATGGCGTCAGCTCATGGCGCTTTAAGAAGTAA
- a CDS encoding methyl-accepting chemotaxis protein, which translates to MDWLGNLSIRKKLHVLVLVSVIIIVALSLFQLLEQKKSSLSERKGKLQAQVESALSLATHYYNNSSIYGEEEAKKRAIDAIQSLRYDGKTYFWITSPSNVVVMHPIKPQLNGKDASDFKDGSGKFHWQEMAQIGKTKGAGFLDYTWKSPDGELLDKISFVAAMPEWNWIIGTGVLISDINQAFISDLIMAGITIGIALIALAISSFILGRNIVMPIEKLLGKVHQISDGDLTLRLNTSRKDEIGDICRDMNAMLEKLQGAFTLANESANQSTDLVSSIASSSEQSAVSIQSQYAQLDLLSTAMNQMTSTTVEVSRNAEQASNTTNTVAEQATESSSDMEKTVQNIEDADNQMALTSQLVEQLNTGVMNISDVVTVIQNISEQTNLLALNAAIEAARAGEQGRGFAVVADEVRNLASSTNESTEQIQASINELTNSAQDASKAVALSREKVQTCVKSSEETRDELGRMVELLNQANDMVTQIASSAEEQGVVSNEINENVAIINTSANEMNSAATNLAQQSQVLVESSSDLAEHLKYFKV; encoded by the coding sequence ATGGATTGGTTAGGTAACTTATCTATAAGGAAAAAACTGCACGTCTTAGTGTTGGTTTCGGTGATCATAATTGTTGCTCTTAGCTTATTTCAGCTACTGGAGCAAAAGAAAAGCTCACTCAGTGAAAGGAAAGGTAAGCTTCAGGCTCAGGTAGAGTCAGCATTAAGTCTGGCGACACATTATTACAATAATTCATCAATTTATGGCGAAGAAGAAGCAAAAAAAAGAGCCATAGATGCCATACAGTCACTCAGATATGACGGTAAAACATACTTCTGGATAACCAGCCCTAGTAATGTTGTGGTTATGCATCCGATTAAACCTCAGCTTAATGGTAAAGACGCCTCAGATTTTAAAGATGGTTCCGGTAAATTCCATTGGCAGGAGATGGCCCAGATAGGTAAAACCAAAGGAGCCGGGTTCCTTGACTATACTTGGAAATCTCCAGACGGCGAGTTATTAGATAAGATCTCCTTTGTTGCTGCTATGCCTGAGTGGAACTGGATTATTGGTACCGGTGTCCTAATCAGTGATATTAATCAGGCCTTTATTTCAGACCTTATTATGGCTGGCATCACAATTGGTATAGCTTTAATTGCACTTGCTATCTCAAGTTTTATCCTTGGCAGAAACATCGTAATGCCAATAGAAAAACTGCTTGGCAAGGTACACCAAATCTCAGACGGTGACTTAACGTTACGCTTAAATACCAGCAGGAAAGATGAAATAGGCGATATATGCCGTGACATGAATGCCATGCTGGAAAAGTTACAGGGTGCATTTACTCTTGCTAATGAGTCTGCAAATCAGTCTACAGATTTGGTTAGTAGTATTGCTTCGTCGAGTGAACAAAGTGCCGTAAGTATTCAGTCACAATATGCACAGTTAGATTTACTTTCTACGGCGATGAACCAGATGACCTCGACCACCGTAGAGGTTTCCCGTAACGCTGAGCAAGCTTCAAACACGACAAATACGGTGGCAGAACAAGCTACAGAAAGCAGCAGCGATATGGAAAAAACCGTTCAGAATATAGAGGATGCGGATAATCAAATGGCATTAACCTCTCAACTGGTTGAACAGCTCAACACTGGGGTTATGAACATCTCTGATGTCGTCACAGTTATCCAGAATATCTCTGAACAAACCAACTTACTGGCGCTAAATGCTGCAATTGAGGCTGCGCGTGCAGGAGAACAGGGAAGGGGTTTTGCCGTTGTTGCAGACGAAGTACGAAACCTTGCTTCCAGTACTAATGAATCTACCGAGCAAATTCAGGCGTCAATTAATGAACTGACTAACAGCGCTCAGGATGCATCTAAAGCCGTCGCCCTTAGCAGGGAAAAAGTTCAGACCTGTGTTAAAAGTTCAGAAGAGACCCGCGACGAGCTGGGAAGAATGGTAGAACTTCTTAACCAGGCTAATGATATGGTGACTCAGATTGCTTCGTCAGCAGAAGAGCAAGGTGTAGTTTCTAATGAGATAAATGAGAACGTCGCCATTATTAATACGTCTGCTAATGAGATGAATAGCGCTGCAACTAATCTGGCACAGCAAAGTCAGGTACTGGTGGAATCATCTAGTGATCTTGCCGAGCACCTGAAGTACTTCAAAGTTTAA
- a CDS encoding site-specific integrase: MYQVMKCDDEFYCLFDMQTTFPPLLSLRYCEGILHAKALNYQKYELDAVKAFYEFWLTKFGSTLDYSLHLSDYQDIIKVLDEIDAFWDYLLSGRELSNIHLLPIVSSLDKKPLRTSAARCASVIRFIEFLATTYLTPAYSNGSFKEIEKYRKSILLRLSEKKKKFNKYNRGLQDDVAVYRSLTKSQFSDFSKIFAPSLKNANSLNPFISTDIQLRNYIVMTLLSRYGLRVGEILLLQKQSFKPFISDPSKYLMLVRNLKNSTDSVDTRNRKPEIKTVASNREIEISSHHYKVIMGYYNRFRPSDTPHEFIVTSHRKPYAPLSYQSALDEFKACVRAFKARFPEHFDPQYAESIVGDISPHWLRHTWAYGVLSEIYEANKNKFKADGVISIKGVMEDSIDQLRALGGWSFESKMPQKYAKRFIAENANSTLLDIYNNNVIYNAIEEDWNDLF, translated from the coding sequence ATGTATCAAGTGATGAAATGTGATGATGAGTTTTACTGCTTGTTCGATATGCAAACAACCTTCCCTCCCTTGTTGTCTCTCAGGTACTGTGAAGGTATCTTGCATGCAAAAGCATTGAATTATCAGAAGTATGAGTTAGATGCGGTTAAAGCCTTTTATGAGTTTTGGCTGACAAAGTTTGGTTCCACCTTAGACTATTCATTACACCTTAGTGATTATCAAGATATTATTAAAGTGCTCGATGAAATTGATGCTTTTTGGGACTACCTTCTGTCAGGTCGCGAACTATCGAATATTCATCTATTGCCTATCGTTTCTAGCTTAGATAAAAAGCCTCTCAGAACAAGTGCTGCTCGTTGTGCTTCAGTTATACGCTTTATAGAGTTTTTAGCGACGACGTACCTAACTCCGGCATATAGCAATGGTTCTTTCAAGGAAATAGAGAAATACCGAAAATCTATTCTATTGAGGTTGAGTGAGAAAAAGAAGAAATTTAATAAATATAACAGAGGGTTACAGGACGATGTGGCGGTTTATCGAAGTTTAACGAAGAGTCAGTTTTCCGATTTTTCAAAAATTTTCGCCCCTAGTTTAAAGAACGCAAATTCACTTAACCCTTTCATCAGTACAGATATTCAGCTGCGTAATTACATAGTTATGACGTTATTAAGTCGTTATGGGTTACGGGTTGGAGAAATATTGCTTCTGCAAAAGCAATCTTTTAAGCCTTTTATATCAGATCCATCTAAATATTTGATGCTCGTTCGCAATCTAAAGAATAGTACGGATAGTGTCGACACGAGGAATAGAAAACCAGAGATCAAAACTGTTGCGAGTAATAGGGAAATTGAGATCTCTTCTCACCATTACAAGGTTATCATGGGTTATTACAACAGGTTTAGGCCGTCGGATACTCCACATGAGTTTATAGTTACATCTCATAGAAAACCTTACGCACCATTATCTTATCAATCTGCATTGGATGAGTTCAAAGCCTGTGTAAGAGCGTTTAAAGCTAGATTTCCCGAACATTTCGATCCTCAGTATGCAGAATCTATCGTTGGTGATATTTCTCCGCATTGGTTGAGGCATACATGGGCATATGGTGTACTTTCTGAAATATATGAAGCCAATAAAAATAAGTTCAAAGCTGATGGTGTCATAAGCATTAAAGGTGTTATGGAGGATTCAATTGATCAACTAAGAGCTCTTGGTGGTTGGTCTTTTGAATCCAAGATGCCACAAAAATATGCAAAGAGATTTATTGCTGAAAATGCGAATAGTACACTACTGGACATCTATAACAACAATGTTATTTATAACGCTATAGAGGAAGATTGGAATGATTTATTCTGA